One Epinephelus moara isolate mb chromosome 20, YSFRI_EMoa_1.0, whole genome shotgun sequence genomic window carries:
- the iqub gene encoding IQ and ubiquitin-like domain-containing protein, translating into MSEQREDNVTEQEVKEGEEEKTETNLQPGGVTEEQPTEDDREPGRDGEEVQTDRKTSDVLEAAEEDETQADLQDDTEQLREPQQTGNVGNSVSTDVPQPAQEAESQADLPDDAEQLREPQRKEDVGNSTATVKVVLVPEGHVMTVAFAIGLSIQELKLHLAVELRVPAEVLQICLDGRVVEEQQSLMELGVQPHGSTRMEMSSTDPTVHPLRPVRPPEHDNMPDVITVRVQTDEDVFQEVVVEIERPPQQRAFLGGYRHRLTGAEYHHAAVQTLPKRRPDRGVVVFSRDTQTVELKSQAQQCPVNVSTQMTGISCYVSCMNDKLVTPGNYITADEYHDRRLRATIRLQSFARRWLAQQEVARLRRDRDRRLAWLELQEKKRKEEKEEQLRDRRHRWMNPQRREDFNLLYHALEKWRCEEEQQISSSLRGAERKAALCALLEQEMQLIAAIGCHRIAVQNNNYDKTVRNFLDKSAAPHRWRAADGRLIEKDSEHTIRARQLRDLYNDVSLFTVSREQRRHVLMTLKDTVKEHECQLTRDIVDLIDREVDLMSRGVKEASLEGLRKRICTLFLQYIKTPAFNPEVAKLLKVPQNPSQLKNDMFLCWSCHRYLNSANFKPSASTRLSGRCQDCTRLDNIARSRDDFSCYKSILKRLRADEQRLNEDAKIPFLLQEEDVQYLVEVVWASRSALHASSDLYNLVFVRWERQRDWSPWNCILLSKEETSAHLEVEDVHKAYEATFIRRIEHKHMLARRHFSQIAVMAEYLDPQPPAALGNQLVSKPITMATSKHTIDTPPASAH; encoded by the exons ATGTGCTGGAGGCTGCGGAAGAAGATGAAACTCAGGCTGATCTGCAGGATGACACCGAGCAGCTTAGAGAGCCTCAGCAAACAGGAAATGTTGGAAATTCAGTCTCAACAG ATGTGCCTCAGCCTGCTCAAGAAGCTGAATCTCAGGCTGATCTGCCCGATGATGCCGAGCAGCTCAGAGAGCCTCAGAGAAAAGAAGATGTTGGAAACTCTACGGCAACAG TGAAGGTGGTGCTGGTGCCAGAGGGTCATGTGATGACTGTGGCCTTCGCCATCGGTCTCAGCATTCAGGAGCTGAAGCTTCACCTTGCCGTGGAGCTCAGAGTTCCTGCTGAGGTGCTGCAGATCTGTCTGGACG GCAGAGTagtggaggagcagcagagccTGATGGAGCTCGGCGTCCAGCCTCACGGCTCCACCCGGATGGAGATGAGCTCCACTGACCCGACCGTCCACCCACTCCGCCCAGTTCGCCCCCCAGAGCATGACAACATGCCGGATGTCATCACCGTCCGAGTCCAAACAG ATGAGGACGTGTTccaggaggtggtggtggagattGAGCGTCCTCCCCAGCAGAGGGCGTTCCTGGGCGGCTACAGACACCGGCTGACGGGGGCGGAGTATCACCACGCTGCTGTCCAGACCCTGCCCAAGAGGAGACCTGACAGAGGAGTGGTGGTGTTCAGCCGTGACACACAG acAGTGGAGCTGAAGTCTCAGGCCCAGCAGTGTCCCGTCAACGTCTCCACCCAGATGACCGGGATCAGCTGCTACGTCTCCTGTATGAACGACAAACTGGTCACCCCCGGCAactacatcactgctgatgagtATCATGACAGGAGGTTGAGAGCT ACGATCCGTCTGCAGTCGTTTGCTCGGCGCTGGCTGGCTCAGCAGGAGGTGGCCAGGCTGAGGAGGGATCGGGATCGGCGGCTAGCTTGGCTGGAGctgcaggagaagaagaggaaggaggagaaagaggagcagctgagaGACCGTCGCCACCGCTGGATGAACCCGCAGAGGAGGGAGGACTTCAACCTGCTGTACCACGCTCTAGAGA AGTGGAGGtgtgaggaggagcagcagatcAGCTCATCCCTGCGAGGAGCTGAGAGGAAGGCAGCTCTCTGCGCGCTGCTGGAGCAGGAGATGCAGCTCATCGCCGCCATCGGATGCCATCGCATCGCCGTCCAGAACAACAACTATGACAAAACTGTCAGGAACTTCCTGGacaag TCTGCTGCACCTCATCGGTGGCGAGCTGCAGACGGTCGACTGATCGAGAAGGACAGTGAACACACCATCAGAGCCAGACAGCTGAGAGATCTGTACAACGACGTCAGTCTGTTTACTGTCAGCCGCGAGCAGAGACGCCACGTTCTCATGACACTCAAAGACACTGTCAAG GAGCACGAGTGTCAGCTGACGCGGGACATCGTGGATTTGATTGACAGGGAGGTGGACCTGATGTCTCGGGGGGTAAAGGAAGCCTCTCTGGAGGGGCTGAGGAAGAGGATCTGCACTCTGTTCCTCCAGTACATCAAAACACCAGCGTTTAACCCTGAGGTGGCCAAGCTGCTGAAG GTTCCCCAGAATCCCTCTCAGCTGAAGAACGACATGTTCCTATGCTGGAGCTGTCATCGCTACCTAAACTCTGCCAACTTCAAGCCGTCCGCCAGCACCCGTCTGAGTGGTCGGTGCCAGGACTGCACCAGACTGGACAACATAGCCAGATCTCGTGATGACTTCTCCTGCTACAAAAGCATCCTGAAGAGGCTGAGAGCTGACGAGCAGCGGCTCAACGAGGACGCCAAGATTCCCTTCCTGCTGCAG GAGGAGGATGTGCAGTACCTGGTGGAGGTGGTCTGGGCGTCTCGCTCGGCCCTCCACGCCAGCAGCGACCTCTACAACCTGGTGTTTGTCCGCTGGGAGCGTCAGCGGGACTGGAGCCCCTGGAACTGCATCCTGCTGTCCAAAGAAGAGACTTCAGCTCACCTGGAGGTGGAAGACGTCCACAAG gcatACGAGGCAACATTCATCCGCAGGAtcgaacacaaacacatgctggCTCGGCGCCACTTCAGCCAGATCGCCGTCATGGCCGAGTACCTGGACCCTCAGCCACCCGCTGCCCTGGGCAACCAGCTTGTCTCCAAGCCCATCACTATGGCGACAAGCAAGCATACCATTGACACCCCACCGGCCTCAGCTCATTAA